A portion of the Tiliqua scincoides isolate rTilSci1 chromosome 3, rTilSci1.hap2, whole genome shotgun sequence genome contains these proteins:
- the C3H3orf80 gene encoding uncharacterized membrane protein C3orf80 homolog, translating into MVPAPPPGLLALGAALLWPPCQGGCGGLQCGEQEGCCRYGNASHPELRCCRLPLHTFLDNVGWFVRKLSGLLILLVLFAIGYFLQRIICPSPRRRRRRDQDRGEEEEGELEEEEEGLGSPRGGTPLTATAATSQDSLLDSRGRDPPPLSPLLHLASPVFLQLPSYEEVKHLPTYEESMRLQQPRVLPITSLATRVGGGHAQPDCWAGGH; encoded by the coding sequence ATGGTGCCCGCGCCGCCCCCGGGGCTGCTGGCGCTGGGGGCCGCGCTGCTGTGGCCGCCCTGCCAGGGGGGCTGCGGAGGGCTGCAGTgcggggagcaggagggctgCTGCCGCTACGGCAACGCCAGCCACCCGGAGCTGCGCTGCTGCCGGCTGCCCCTGCACACCTTCCTGGACAACGTGGGCTGGTTCGTGCGCAAGCTCTCCGGGCTGCTCATCCTGCTGGTGCTCTTCGCCATCGGCTACTTCCTGCAGCGCATCATCTGCCCCAGTCCGCGCAGGCGGCGCCGGAGGGACCAGGACCggggcgaggaggaggaaggcgagctggaggaggaggaggaggggctgggctcGCCCCGCGGAGGCACCCCGCTCACCGCGACGGCCGCCACCTCGCAGGACTCGCTGCTGGACAGCCGGGGCCGCGACCCCCCGCCTCTGTCGCCCCTGCTGCACCTCGCCTCGCCCGTCTTCCTGCAGCTGCCCAGCTACGAGGAGGTGAAGCACCTGCCCACCTACGAGGAGTCCATGCGGCTCCAGCAGCCCCGCGTCCTGCCCATCACCAGCCTGGCCACACGCGTGGGCGGGGGCCACGCGCAACCGGACTGCTGGGCTGGGGGACACTGA